From Fusobacterium russii ATCC 25533, a single genomic window includes:
- a CDS encoding efflux RND transporter periplasmic adaptor subunit, protein MSKLTSKKIIIGIVFLVLAYILYSFLKPNPSEKIYLEDYNYINPEKTNIIGTVTLNGQISANNPIGIFVDKKLKVKEVTVKNGDFVEKDQILISFDDEEKNKIERNIEKENINLNKISRNLKMLKELYAIGGVSLEELKTLEGDYRIIQLNLEELKETLSKTAKEIKSPVAGVISNLKAQKNYLVDTDSPLMEVIDSNDLKILVEIPEYNSTMINLGDEVQIKLESTEDEKIYSGVISKISKLSTISNLTSENVLEAEIKASENIPNLIPGFRIKATVNLKDKLENIVIPKISLVYEADKYFVFVLQNENEVVKREIEVKNVAGENLVVLSGLNVNEKIIKTPDNRLKDGLKLLKGENSDKSRKN, encoded by the coding sequence GAAGATTATAACTATATTAATCCTGAAAAAACAAATATAATTGGAACTGTTACTTTGAATGGGCAAATAAGTGCAAACAATCCTATAGGAATATTTGTAGATAAAAAACTAAAAGTTAAAGAAGTGACAGTAAAAAATGGAGATTTTGTAGAAAAAGATCAAATTTTAATAAGCTTTGATGATGAAGAGAAAAATAAAATTGAAAGAAATATTGAAAAGGAAAATATAAATTTAAATAAAATTAGTAGAAATTTAAAAATGCTTAAAGAACTTTATGCCATTGGAGGAGTAAGTTTGGAAGAGCTTAAAACATTGGAGGGAGATTATAGAATCATACAGCTTAATTTAGAGGAGCTAAAGGAAACTTTAAGTAAGACTGCAAAAGAAATAAAAAGCCCTGTTGCAGGTGTTATTTCAAATTTAAAGGCTCAGAAAAACTATCTGGTTGATACAGATAGTCCACTTATGGAAGTAATTGATTCAAATGATTTAAAAATTTTAGTCGAGATTCCAGAGTACAACTCAACAATGATAAATCTTGGGGATGAGGTTCAAATAAAATTAGAATCAACAGAAGATGAAAAGATATATAGTGGGGTCATCAGTAAGATTTCAAAGTTATCCACTATTTCTAATCTAACTTCGGAAAATGTTTTGGAGGCAGAAATTAAAGCCAGTGAAAATATTCCGAATCTTATTCCGGGCTTTAGAATTAAAGCCACAGTTAATTTAAAAGATAAGTTGGAGAATATAGTTATTCCTAAAATTTCTCTTGTCTATGAAGCTGATAAATACTTTGTATTTGTTTTACAAAATGAAAATGAGGTTGTAAAAAGAGAGATAGAGGTAAAAAATGTAGCAGGTGAAAATTTAGTAGTTTTATCTGGCTTAAATGTCAATGAAAAGATAATAAAAACTCCTGATAATAGACTTAAAGATGGCTTAAAACTTTTAAAAGGAGAAAATAGTGATAAGAGTAGAAAAAATTAA
- a CDS encoding ATP-binding cassette domain-containing protein, translated as MIRVEKINKTYINGSTELRVLKDVSFNVEEGDFLAIMGSSGSGKSTMMNILGCLDSEYKGKYFLDGIDISKMSQDELSEIRNKKIGFIFQSFNLLPKLNAVENVELPLIYSGVKKSERFERAMKLLELVGLKDRAAHKPNELSGGQRQRVAIARALVNEPSIILADEPTGNLDSKSEEEIMKILKNLNEMGKTIIIVTHEPSIGESANRKIIFKDGEII; from the coding sequence GTGATAAGAGTAGAAAAAATTAACAAAACTTATATTAACGGCAGCACAGAGCTGAGAGTTCTAAAAGATGTTTCTTTCAATGTAGAAGAAGGAGATTTTTTAGCAATTATGGGTAGTAGTGGAAGTGGGAAATCAACTATGATGAATATTTTAGGCTGCCTTGATAGTGAGTATAAAGGTAAGTATTTTTTGGATGGAATAGATATATCTAAAATGAGTCAAGATGAACTTAGTGAGATAAGAAATAAGAAGATTGGTTTTATATTTCAGTCATTTAATTTATTACCTAAATTAAATGCTGTGGAAAATGTAGAACTGCCGCTTATATACTCAGGTGTTAAAAAATCTGAGAGATTTGAAAGAGCTATGAAACTTTTGGAGCTTGTGGGCTTAAAGGATAGAGCAGCTCATAAGCCAAATGAACTTTCCGGTGGTCAAAGACAAAGAGTAGCTATAGCTAGGGCATTGGTCAATGAACCTAGTATAATTTTAGCTGATGAACCAACAGGAAATTTAGATAGTAAATCTGAGGAAGAGATTATGAAAATTTTGAAAAATTTAAATGAAATGGGTAAAACAATAATTATTGTAACTCACGAACCCAGTATAGGGGAGAGTGCAAATAGAAAAATAATTTTTAAAGATGGAGAAATAATATGA
- a CDS encoding ABC transporter permease, translating to MNFLEIFKGTISTLKANKLRTILTMLGIIIGITSVITMWAIGVGGRENVLGDLKKIGYGKFTVSIDYKSEKFKYKDYFSKETLDLLRESGKFKNVAVGIEDNFRAKKDNIRKYSYADISTADFEKISPVEILVGRNFLPFEYEKNERVITLDNSSAKKIFGSEKKAIGETLEISRFRSNQAYSYKIIGVFKSPYEAFDKLFDDEDIPVILRMPYKTYNQTFNSNLDTFGSIIIEAKDPNKLAESMNEAKGILEFYKNTREVYITRAISNDIESFDKILSTLSIFITLAASISLFVGGIGVMNIMLVTVVERTKEIGIRKALGAKNRDILKQFLFESVILTLLGGLIGIVLGFVLGFLVGKIVGIKPVFSIFSIILSLSISVIVGVVFGVSPARKAAKLNPIDALRTE from the coding sequence ATGAATTTCTTAGAAATATTTAAAGGGACTATAAGCACTTTAAAAGCAAATAAATTAAGAACGATTCTCACTATGCTTGGTATCATAATTGGTATAACCTCAGTTATAACGATGTGGGCTATAGGCGTTGGAGGAAGAGAAAATGTTCTTGGTGATTTAAAAAAAATAGGTTATGGAAAATTTACTGTATCAATTGATTATAAATCTGAAAAATTTAAGTATAAAGATTATTTTTCAAAAGAAACTCTTGATTTATTAAGAGAAAGTGGTAAATTTAAAAATGTTGCAGTTGGTATAGAAGATAATTTTAGAGCTAAAAAGGATAATATAAGAAAATATTCTTATGCAGATATAAGCACAGCTGATTTTGAAAAAATTTCTCCAGTTGAAATATTAGTGGGAAGGAATTTTTTACCTTTTGAATATGAGAAAAATGAAAGAGTTATAACATTGGACAATTCATCTGCAAAAAAGATATTTGGAAGTGAAAAAAAGGCCATAGGTGAAACTTTGGAAATCTCAAGATTTAGAAGCAATCAAGCTTATAGTTATAAGATAATTGGAGTTTTTAAAAGTCCTTATGAAGCATTCGATAAACTTTTTGATGATGAAGATATACCGGTTATATTAAGAATGCCATATAAAACATATAACCAAACATTTAACTCAAATCTTGATACTTTCGGTTCTATAATAATAGAGGCTAAGGATCCTAATAAGTTGGCTGAAAGTATGAATGAAGCAAAAGGAATTTTAGAATTCTATAAAAATACAAGAGAAGTTTATATAACAAGAGCAATTTCTAATGATATAGAATCTTTTGATAAAATTTTATCAACTTTAAGTATTTTTATAACTCTCGCTGCCAGTATCTCTCTTTTTGTAGGAGGAATTGGTGTTATGAATATAATGCTTGTTACAGTTGTGGAAAGAACTAAGGAGATAGGTATAAGAAAGGCTTTAGGAGCAAAAAATAGAGATATATTGAAACAATTTTTATTTGAATCTGTTATTTTGACATTGCTTGGGGGTCTTATTGGAATAGTTTTAGGTTTTGTCTTAGGATTTTTAGTTGGAAAGATAGTTGGAATAAAACCTGTATTTTCAATTTTTTCAATAATTTTATCTCTGAGTATATCAGTAATTGTGGGAGTGGTTTTTGGAGTAAGTCCGGCAAGAAAAGCAGCAAAATTAAATCCTATAGATGCACTTAGAACTGAATAA
- a CDS encoding LURP-one-related/scramblase family protein, translated as MKLYMKQKVFSIVDKFTVKDEEGNDKYKVEGKFSFFLKKFHIYDEKEKELAYIEQKFSILPKFKVFVKGEEIAEILQEFSILKPKYKISGKNWSVSGNILGREYKVQDSANGNSVANIKKEWMSWGDSYLIDISDKEDEVSVLAVVLAIDAALARK; from the coding sequence ATGAAACTTTATATGAAGCAAAAAGTTTTTTCAATAGTTGACAAATTTACTGTAAAAGATGAAGAAGGGAATGATAAGTACAAAGTAGAGGGGAAATTTTCTTTCTTTTTGAAAAAATTTCATATCTATGATGAAAAAGAAAAAGAGCTTGCATATATTGAGCAAAAATTTTCAATTCTTCCTAAATTTAAGGTATTTGTAAAAGGCGAAGAAATTGCTGAAATTTTGCAGGAATTTTCAATTCTAAAACCAAAATATAAAATTTCAGGAAAAAATTGGTCTGTCAGTGGGAATATTTTGGGAAGAGAATACAAGGTACAAGATTCTGCTAATGGAAATTCAGTTGCCAATATAAAAAAAGAATGGATGAGTTGGGGAGATTCATATTTAATAGATATCAGTGATAAGGAAGATGAAGTATCAGTTTTAGCGGTAGTACTTGCAATAGATGCAGCTCTTGCTAGAAAATAG